In Anser cygnoides isolate HZ-2024a breed goose chromosome 14, Taihu_goose_T2T_genome, whole genome shotgun sequence, one genomic interval encodes:
- the LOC106034392 gene encoding rho GTPase-activating protein 7-like isoform X4 yields the protein MEEIEAREACDWLRAAGFPQYAQLFEDMQFPIDVKTVRKDHDFLDADAIESLFRRLNTLNKCASMKVEVSHQRKQSDDSDDDEPCAISNKWAYERCSQKWSRLDSLESFAGQEGAGASVPGSPILKSISSEDTILLVHSEKHDVSSIHSTSSGDSDVVSFPKAFEDVETSTSVLSKVASMDSAFSCSPPPSEFLNITSEEKLLDRSPFKKRTSLLKKMEKLHLRSCNLRSGQSKAKPIISEPVLLEGFNEEKMKMLNCVNIADLSGIQTKNNSSCSPESCSSSNHSEISSTVSTPGPLIKPQRHCERKGMYAEDLESGKLFLWNNVSQQNLKNEVKLQMNQMFQVPQGHKPGTFPTALTNSSLSSMDNSSVNWRTGSFHGCRRSRSRSSSKDPQAPSSPLSCTDNRLSVYDNLPDFQFDKLEAADVDDDDVFSELNNVIEDVNGLKKLVDQWTQKFSDDGDLDFASDLTSLCPSSPKEIHLDTEHSEDKTSDVPTTEGESSCELDKELSSTELMYITDPKKTNRHRKQHWSVEESENLDSLSIQGDSQAAAQLARTQKLALLKLTTLMDRYSPSSKQGWNWTIPKFIKKMKASDYKGKNVFGVPLLLNVQRTSHPLPNGILQALDYLRSHFLDQVGLFRKSGVKSRILSLREMNEASPNNVCYEGQSAFDVADMVKQYFRDLPEPIFTSRLCESFLHIYQYVPKDQQLQAVQAAILLLPKENQEALKILLFFLRDVVAFVEENQMTPTNIAVCLAPSLFHLNTLRRDSSSSTRLSQRKCSLGKPDQRELSENLAATQGLAHMIMECNRLFQTDFPA from the exons AAATTGAAGCCAGAGAAGCCTGCGACTGGCTGAGGGCTGCCGGCTTTCCCCAGTATGCTCAGTTATTTGAAG ATATGCAGTTTCCTATTGACGTAAAAACTGTGAGGAAAGATCATGACTTCTTAGATGCAGATGCAATTGAATCACTGTTCAG ACGACTGAACACACTGAACAAGTGTGCATCAATGAAAGTGGAAGTAAGCCATCAGAGGAAACAG aGTGATGACTCTGATGATGATGAACCTTGTGCAATAAGTAACAAATGGGCTTATGAGCGGTGCAGTCAGAAGTGGTCTCGTCTTGACAGCCTGGAAAGTTTCGCAGGACAAGAAGGTGCTGGTGCATCGGTCCCAGGCAGTCCAATACTGAAGAGCATCAGCAGTGAAGACACAATCCTTTTGGTTCATAGTGAGAAACATGATGTGTCCTCAATCCACAGTACtagcagtggtgacagtgatgTTGTTAGCTTCCCCAAAGCTTTTGAAGATGTGGAAACCAGCACGAGTGTCTTGAGTAAAGTTGCTTCAATGGACTCTGCTTTTAGTTGTTCACCTCCTCCTagtgaatttttaaatatcacCAGTGAAGAGAAGCTTTTGGATAGGTCACCATTCAAAAAGAGGACGAGCCTTctaaagaaaatggagaagttGCACTTAAGGAGCTGCAACTTAAGGAGTGGTCAGTCAAAGGCCAAACCCATAATAAGCGAGCCTGTTCTTCTGGAAggatttaatgaagaaaaaatgaagatgctTAACTGTGTAAATATTGCTGACCTCTCTGGCATCCAAACAAAGAACAATTCCTCCTGTTCTCCGGAGAGCTGCAGTAGCAGCAATCATTCTGAAATCAGCAGCACAGTGAGCACTCCAGGTCCCCTTATAAAACCACAAAGACACTGTGAAAGAAAGGGGATGTATGCAGAAGACTTGGAGTCTGGCAAGCTCTTCCTATGGAACAATGTATCTCAGCAAAACCTCAAAAACGAAGTCAAGTTACAGATGAACCAGATGTTTCAAGTACCACAAGGCCATAAGCCTGGCACTTTCCCTACAGCACTTACAAACAGTTCCCTGTCTTCAATGGACAACTCTTCTGTCAACTGGAGAACTGGGAGTTTTCATGGGTGCAGAAGGAGCCGGAGCAGAAGCAGTTCCAaggacccccaagcccccagcagccccctttCATGCACAGATAACAGGCTGAGTGTATACGACAACCTGCCCGATTTTCAGTTTGATAAGTTGGAGGCAGCGGAcgttgatgatgatgatgtttTTTCAGAACTGAACAATGTTATAGAAGATGTCAATGGTCTCAAAAAGTTGGTCGATCAGTGGACACAGAAGTTCTCAGATGATGGGGATTTGGACTTTGCCAGTGACTTGACGTCTCTGTGTCCATCCTCCCCTAAAGAAATCCATCTTGACACAGAGCACTCGGAAGATAAGACATCAGATGTCCCAACCACTgagggagagagcagctgtgaaCTGGACAAGGAGCTCAGTTCTACAGAGCTGATGTACATAACAGACCCTAAAAAGACCAACAG GCACAGGAAGCAACACTGGTCTGTGGAAGAGAGCGAGAACCTGGACAGCCTTTCCATCCAGGGTGACAGTCAGGCAGCTGCCCAGCTAGCCCGGACACAAAAGCTGGCTTTGTTGAAACTCACTACTCTAATGGACAGATACTCCCCGTCCAGTAAGCAGGGCTGGAACTG gactATAccaaagtttattaaaaaaatgaaagcctcCGACTACAAGGGCAAAAatgtttttggggtccccttgcTTCTGAATGTTCAGCGAACAAGCCACCCACTGCCCAACGGCATCCTGCAAGCACTGGACTATTTAAGAAGCCACTTCCTTGACCAG GTTGGCCTGTTCCGAAAATCTGGTGTTAAATCCAGGATCTTGTCTTTAAGAGAAATGAATGAAGCCAGCCCAAACAACGTATGTTACGAAGGGCAGTCAGCATTTGACGTGGCAGATATGGTGAAGCAGTATTTCCGAGACCTTCCCGAGCCTATATTTACTAGCAGGCTTTGTGAATCCTTCCTCCACATCTACCAAT acgTGCCGAAGGACCAGCAGCTTCAGGCTGTCCAGGCTGCCATTCTCCTTCTCCCAAAGGAAAACCAAGAAGCTCTGAAAATCCTCCTGTTCTTTCTACGAGATGTGGTTGCTTTTGTTGAAGAAAATCAGATGACCCCAACCAACATCGCTGTCTGTCTCGCACCATCGTTGTTTCACCTCAACACCCTGAGACGGGATAGCTCCTCCTCCACTCG ATTGAGCCAGAGGAAGTGCAGCCTGGGGAAGCCGGACCAGAGGGAGCTGAGCGAGAACCTGGCAGCGACGCAGGGCTTGGCCCACATGATAATGGAGTGCAATAGGCTCTTCCAG ACTGACTTCCCGGCTTGA
- the LOC106034392 gene encoding rho GTPase-activating protein 7-like isoform X6, translated as MKSRCTNAQALHEGNAKCLLICAGWSPPGMAEPGRHRLRRALSDHARDSTSRAWDVFWRSTREKRLAEIEAREACDWLRAAGFPQYAQLFEDMQFPIDVKTVRKDHDFLDADAIESLFRRLNTLNKCASMKVEVSHQRKQSDDSDDDEPCAISNKWAYERCSQKWSRLDSLESFAGQEGAGASVPGSPILKSISSEDTILLVHSEKHDVSSIHSTSSGDSDVVSFPKAFEDVETSTSVLSKVASMDSAFSCSPPPSEFLNITSEEKLLDRSPFKKRTSLLKKMEKLHLRSCNLRSGQSKAKPIISEPVLLEGFNEEKMKMLNCVNIADLSGIQTKNNSSCSPESCSSSNHSEISSTVSTPGPLIKPQRHCERKGMYAEDLESGKLFLWNNVSQQNLKNEVKLQMNQMFQVPQGHKPGTFPTALTNSSLSSMDNSSVNWRTGSFHGCRRSRSRSSSKDPQAPSSPLSCTDNRLSVYDNLPDFQFDKLEAADVDDDDVFSELNNVIEDVNGLKKLVDQWTQKFSDDGDLDFASDLTSLCPSSPKEIHLDTEHSEDKTSDVPTTEGESSCELDKELSSTELMYITDPKKTNRHRKQHWSVEESENLDSLSIQGDSQAAAQLARTQKLALLKLTTLMDRYSPSSKQGWNWTIPKFIKKMKASDYKGKNVFGVPLLLNVQRTSHPLPNGILQALDYLRSHFLDQVGLFRKSGVKSRILSLREMNEASPNNVCYEGQSAFDVADMVKQYFRDLPEPIFTSRLCESFLHIYQCRRAEGPAASGCPGCHSPSPKGKPRSSENPPVLSTRCGCFC; from the exons AAATTGAAGCCAGAGAAGCCTGCGACTGGCTGAGGGCTGCCGGCTTTCCCCAGTATGCTCAGTTATTTGAAG ATATGCAGTTTCCTATTGACGTAAAAACTGTGAGGAAAGATCATGACTTCTTAGATGCAGATGCAATTGAATCACTGTTCAG ACGACTGAACACACTGAACAAGTGTGCATCAATGAAAGTGGAAGTAAGCCATCAGAGGAAACAG aGTGATGACTCTGATGATGATGAACCTTGTGCAATAAGTAACAAATGGGCTTATGAGCGGTGCAGTCAGAAGTGGTCTCGTCTTGACAGCCTGGAAAGTTTCGCAGGACAAGAAGGTGCTGGTGCATCGGTCCCAGGCAGTCCAATACTGAAGAGCATCAGCAGTGAAGACACAATCCTTTTGGTTCATAGTGAGAAACATGATGTGTCCTCAATCCACAGTACtagcagtggtgacagtgatgTTGTTAGCTTCCCCAAAGCTTTTGAAGATGTGGAAACCAGCACGAGTGTCTTGAGTAAAGTTGCTTCAATGGACTCTGCTTTTAGTTGTTCACCTCCTCCTagtgaatttttaaatatcacCAGTGAAGAGAAGCTTTTGGATAGGTCACCATTCAAAAAGAGGACGAGCCTTctaaagaaaatggagaagttGCACTTAAGGAGCTGCAACTTAAGGAGTGGTCAGTCAAAGGCCAAACCCATAATAAGCGAGCCTGTTCTTCTGGAAggatttaatgaagaaaaaatgaagatgctTAACTGTGTAAATATTGCTGACCTCTCTGGCATCCAAACAAAGAACAATTCCTCCTGTTCTCCGGAGAGCTGCAGTAGCAGCAATCATTCTGAAATCAGCAGCACAGTGAGCACTCCAGGTCCCCTTATAAAACCACAAAGACACTGTGAAAGAAAGGGGATGTATGCAGAAGACTTGGAGTCTGGCAAGCTCTTCCTATGGAACAATGTATCTCAGCAAAACCTCAAAAACGAAGTCAAGTTACAGATGAACCAGATGTTTCAAGTACCACAAGGCCATAAGCCTGGCACTTTCCCTACAGCACTTACAAACAGTTCCCTGTCTTCAATGGACAACTCTTCTGTCAACTGGAGAACTGGGAGTTTTCATGGGTGCAGAAGGAGCCGGAGCAGAAGCAGTTCCAaggacccccaagcccccagcagccccctttCATGCACAGATAACAGGCTGAGTGTATACGACAACCTGCCCGATTTTCAGTTTGATAAGTTGGAGGCAGCGGAcgttgatgatgatgatgtttTTTCAGAACTGAACAATGTTATAGAAGATGTCAATGGTCTCAAAAAGTTGGTCGATCAGTGGACACAGAAGTTCTCAGATGATGGGGATTTGGACTTTGCCAGTGACTTGACGTCTCTGTGTCCATCCTCCCCTAAAGAAATCCATCTTGACACAGAGCACTCGGAAGATAAGACATCAGATGTCCCAACCACTgagggagagagcagctgtgaaCTGGACAAGGAGCTCAGTTCTACAGAGCTGATGTACATAACAGACCCTAAAAAGACCAACAG GCACAGGAAGCAACACTGGTCTGTGGAAGAGAGCGAGAACCTGGACAGCCTTTCCATCCAGGGTGACAGTCAGGCAGCTGCCCAGCTAGCCCGGACACAAAAGCTGGCTTTGTTGAAACTCACTACTCTAATGGACAGATACTCCCCGTCCAGTAAGCAGGGCTGGAACTG gactATAccaaagtttattaaaaaaatgaaagcctcCGACTACAAGGGCAAAAatgtttttggggtccccttgcTTCTGAATGTTCAGCGAACAAGCCACCCACTGCCCAACGGCATCCTGCAAGCACTGGACTATTTAAGAAGCCACTTCCTTGACCAG GTTGGCCTGTTCCGAAAATCTGGTGTTAAATCCAGGATCTTGTCTTTAAGAGAAATGAATGAAGCCAGCCCAAACAACGTATGTTACGAAGGGCAGTCAGCATTTGACGTGGCAGATATGGTGAAGCAGTATTTCCGAGACCTTCCCGAGCCTATATTTACTAGCAGGCTTTGTGAATCCTTCCTCCACATCTACCAATGTAG acgTGCCGAAGGACCAGCAGCTTCAGGCTGTCCAGGCTGCCATTCTCCTTCTCCCAAAGGAAAACCAAGAAGCTCTGAAAATCCTCCTGTTCTTTCTACGAGATGTGGTTGCTTTTGTTGA
- the LOC106034392 gene encoding rho GTPase-activating protein 7-like isoform X7, which translates to MQFPIDVKTVRKDHDFLDADAIESLFRRLNTLNKCASMKVEVSHQRKQSDDSDDDEPCAISNKWAYERCSQKWSRLDSLESFAGQEGAGASVPGSPILKSISSEDTILLVHSEKHDVSSIHSTSSGDSDVVSFPKAFEDVETSTSVLSKVASMDSAFSCSPPPSEFLNITSEEKLLDRSPFKKRTSLLKKMEKLHLRSCNLRSGQSKAKPIISEPVLLEGFNEEKMKMLNCVNIADLSGIQTKNNSSCSPESCSSSNHSEISSTVSTPGPLIKPQRHCERKGMYAEDLESGKLFLWNNVSQQNLKNEVKLQMNQMFQVPQGHKPGTFPTALTNSSLSSMDNSSVNWRTGSFHGCRRSRSRSSSKDPQAPSSPLSCTDNRLSVYDNLPDFQFDKLEAADVDDDDVFSELNNVIEDVNGLKKLVDQWTQKFSDDGDLDFASDLTSLCPSSPKEIHLDTEHSEDKTSDVPTTEGESSCELDKELSSTELMYITDPKKTNRHRKQHWSVEESENLDSLSIQGDSQAAAQLARTQKLALLKLTTLMDRYSPSSKQGWNWTIPKFIKKMKASDYKGKNVFGVPLLLNVQRTSHPLPNGILQALDYLRSHFLDQVGLFRKSGVKSRILSLREMNEASPNNVCYEGQSAFDVADMVKQYFRDLPEPIFTSRLCESFLHIYQYVPKDQQLQAVQAAILLLPKENQEALKILLFFLRDVVAFVEENQMTPTNIAVCLAPSLFHLNTLRRDSSSSTRLSQRKCSLGKPDQRELSENLAATQGLAHMIMECNRLFQTDFPA; encoded by the exons ATGCAGTTTCCTATTGACGTAAAAACTGTGAGGAAAGATCATGACTTCTTAGATGCAGATGCAATTGAATCACTGTTCAG ACGACTGAACACACTGAACAAGTGTGCATCAATGAAAGTGGAAGTAAGCCATCAGAGGAAACAG aGTGATGACTCTGATGATGATGAACCTTGTGCAATAAGTAACAAATGGGCTTATGAGCGGTGCAGTCAGAAGTGGTCTCGTCTTGACAGCCTGGAAAGTTTCGCAGGACAAGAAGGTGCTGGTGCATCGGTCCCAGGCAGTCCAATACTGAAGAGCATCAGCAGTGAAGACACAATCCTTTTGGTTCATAGTGAGAAACATGATGTGTCCTCAATCCACAGTACtagcagtggtgacagtgatgTTGTTAGCTTCCCCAAAGCTTTTGAAGATGTGGAAACCAGCACGAGTGTCTTGAGTAAAGTTGCTTCAATGGACTCTGCTTTTAGTTGTTCACCTCCTCCTagtgaatttttaaatatcacCAGTGAAGAGAAGCTTTTGGATAGGTCACCATTCAAAAAGAGGACGAGCCTTctaaagaaaatggagaagttGCACTTAAGGAGCTGCAACTTAAGGAGTGGTCAGTCAAAGGCCAAACCCATAATAAGCGAGCCTGTTCTTCTGGAAggatttaatgaagaaaaaatgaagatgctTAACTGTGTAAATATTGCTGACCTCTCTGGCATCCAAACAAAGAACAATTCCTCCTGTTCTCCGGAGAGCTGCAGTAGCAGCAATCATTCTGAAATCAGCAGCACAGTGAGCACTCCAGGTCCCCTTATAAAACCACAAAGACACTGTGAAAGAAAGGGGATGTATGCAGAAGACTTGGAGTCTGGCAAGCTCTTCCTATGGAACAATGTATCTCAGCAAAACCTCAAAAACGAAGTCAAGTTACAGATGAACCAGATGTTTCAAGTACCACAAGGCCATAAGCCTGGCACTTTCCCTACAGCACTTACAAACAGTTCCCTGTCTTCAATGGACAACTCTTCTGTCAACTGGAGAACTGGGAGTTTTCATGGGTGCAGAAGGAGCCGGAGCAGAAGCAGTTCCAaggacccccaagcccccagcagccccctttCATGCACAGATAACAGGCTGAGTGTATACGACAACCTGCCCGATTTTCAGTTTGATAAGTTGGAGGCAGCGGAcgttgatgatgatgatgtttTTTCAGAACTGAACAATGTTATAGAAGATGTCAATGGTCTCAAAAAGTTGGTCGATCAGTGGACACAGAAGTTCTCAGATGATGGGGATTTGGACTTTGCCAGTGACTTGACGTCTCTGTGTCCATCCTCCCCTAAAGAAATCCATCTTGACACAGAGCACTCGGAAGATAAGACATCAGATGTCCCAACCACTgagggagagagcagctgtgaaCTGGACAAGGAGCTCAGTTCTACAGAGCTGATGTACATAACAGACCCTAAAAAGACCAACAG GCACAGGAAGCAACACTGGTCTGTGGAAGAGAGCGAGAACCTGGACAGCCTTTCCATCCAGGGTGACAGTCAGGCAGCTGCCCAGCTAGCCCGGACACAAAAGCTGGCTTTGTTGAAACTCACTACTCTAATGGACAGATACTCCCCGTCCAGTAAGCAGGGCTGGAACTG gactATAccaaagtttattaaaaaaatgaaagcctcCGACTACAAGGGCAAAAatgtttttggggtccccttgcTTCTGAATGTTCAGCGAACAAGCCACCCACTGCCCAACGGCATCCTGCAAGCACTGGACTATTTAAGAAGCCACTTCCTTGACCAG GTTGGCCTGTTCCGAAAATCTGGTGTTAAATCCAGGATCTTGTCTTTAAGAGAAATGAATGAAGCCAGCCCAAACAACGTATGTTACGAAGGGCAGTCAGCATTTGACGTGGCAGATATGGTGAAGCAGTATTTCCGAGACCTTCCCGAGCCTATATTTACTAGCAGGCTTTGTGAATCCTTCCTCCACATCTACCAAT acgTGCCGAAGGACCAGCAGCTTCAGGCTGTCCAGGCTGCCATTCTCCTTCTCCCAAAGGAAAACCAAGAAGCTCTGAAAATCCTCCTGTTCTTTCTACGAGATGTGGTTGCTTTTGTTGAAGAAAATCAGATGACCCCAACCAACATCGCTGTCTGTCTCGCACCATCGTTGTTTCACCTCAACACCCTGAGACGGGATAGCTCCTCCTCCACTCG ATTGAGCCAGAGGAAGTGCAGCCTGGGGAAGCCGGACCAGAGGGAGCTGAGCGAGAACCTGGCAGCGACGCAGGGCTTGGCCCACATGATAATGGAGTGCAATAGGCTCTTCCAG ACTGACTTCCCGGCTTGA